A stretch of the Marivirga tractuosa DSM 4126 genome encodes the following:
- a CDS encoding pyrophosphohydrolase domain-containing protein, protein MKEAEALNSVSKFHKTFNHPILAEPQIPPKDRAELRLNLLKEELEELQEAVENQDLIEAADALCDLQYVLAGAILEFGMGEKFAALFSEVQRSNMSKVCRSEEEAQATINHYASQNQDAYFEKKDDFYLVYRKADNKTLKSINYSEVDLERILRSKV, encoded by the coding sequence ATGAAAGAAGCAGAGGCACTCAATTCGGTATCGAAATTCCATAAAACTTTTAATCATCCCATCTTAGCAGAACCACAAATACCGCCTAAAGACCGAGCTGAATTACGTTTGAATTTGTTAAAAGAGGAATTAGAAGAATTACAGGAAGCCGTTGAAAATCAAGATTTAATAGAAGCTGCGGATGCTTTATGTGATTTGCAATATGTTTTGGCTGGTGCCATTTTAGAATTTGGAATGGGAGAGAAGTTTGCAGCATTATTTTCAGAGGTTCAACGCTCCAACATGAGTAAAGTCTGCCGATCGGAAGAAGAGGCCCAAGCCACTATAAATCATTACGCATCCCAAAATCAAGATGCCTATTTTGAAAAGAAAGACGATTTTTATTTAGTATATCGTAAAGCGGATAACAAAACCCTAAAGTCTATTAATTATTCAGAGGTTGATTTGGAGAGGATTTTGAGGAGTAAAGTGTGA
- a CDS encoding zinc ribbon domain-containing protein YjdM, which translates to MSSNCPNCNSPYAYPTDTLMMCPECGHEWNPAEVETESTHDEVLQIKDVNGNPLVDGDSVVIIKDLPVKGAPKPIKAGTKVKSIRLVEGDHNIDCKVPGFGAMALKSEFVKKA; encoded by the coding sequence ATGTCAAGTAACTGCCCAAATTGCAATTCGCCTTATGCTTATCCTACAGACACTTTAATGATGTGCCCTGAATGTGGCCATGAATGGAATCCAGCAGAAGTTGAAACTGAATCTACCCATGATGAAGTTCTACAAATAAAAGATGTCAATGGAAACCCATTAGTGGATGGTGATAGTGTGGTAATCATTAAAGATTTGCCCGTAAAAGGTGCTCCAAAACCTATTAAAGCTGGCACTAAAGTGAAAAGTATTCGATTAGTTGAAGGAGATCATAACATTGATTGTAAAGTCCCAGGTTTTGGTGCAATGGCTTTAAAATCTGAATTTGTAAAAAAGGCTTAA
- a CDS encoding sensor histidine kinase: MEGIINFFLTEDRKKSRVNLRKTRLLIRASLLTSLFSGTYFTLSLIFDFEIGVKLMAFNVIGFLLLPFLLKTKLSINWIGNLYVFVGGIAVMILAYASGGIFSAIYPWIISIPILALLVVNRKSAIVWGAVSFLVMVVMGIAAISGYDFPNQLKIADDALWITFVQPGLLLIIFLVAYIFQSTQTAALGKLANQNSLLIEQKNIIASQKEELATLIDDKNYVIRILAHDVRSPLKNIQGLVKLLEQETKEERRSELRELLLQTSTNAENLVNRVLELDRSEHENSKSNSSKIDVKELLLELVRNMQELASSKQISITFTNETSRYHIEADPTYIHLIFENLLSNAIKFSQEGKNIEVNISNWENQLLVAVIDEGPGIDPSEEGQLFKKFSKLSPRPTAGESSTGLGLSLVKRYTELSNGKVWHEINPERQGAIFKVEFPLVD; the protein is encoded by the coding sequence ATGGAGGGGATAATTAATTTCTTTTTAACGGAAGACAGGAAGAAGAGCAGGGTTAATTTAAGAAAGACGAGATTACTAATAAGAGCTTCACTTTTAACAAGTTTGTTTTCTGGTACCTATTTTACCTTAAGTTTAATCTTTGATTTTGAAATTGGAGTTAAGCTGATGGCATTTAATGTTATTGGATTTTTATTGTTACCCTTTTTGCTAAAAACAAAACTTTCAATCAACTGGATAGGTAACTTGTATGTATTTGTGGGCGGTATTGCTGTTATGATCCTAGCATATGCCTCAGGAGGGATTTTTTCAGCAATTTATCCTTGGATTATTTCTATACCCATTTTAGCACTTTTGGTAGTGAATCGAAAAAGTGCAATTGTCTGGGGCGCGGTCAGTTTTTTGGTAATGGTAGTGATGGGAATAGCTGCGATTTCTGGTTATGATTTTCCAAATCAGTTAAAAATTGCAGATGATGCATTATGGATTACTTTTGTTCAGCCAGGTTTATTATTGATTATCTTTCTAGTAGCCTATATTTTTCAATCTACCCAAACAGCTGCACTAGGAAAATTAGCCAATCAAAACAGTTTATTGATTGAGCAAAAAAATATTATTGCCTCTCAAAAGGAAGAATTAGCCACCTTGATAGATGATAAAAATTATGTTATTAGAATTTTAGCTCATGATGTGAGAAGCCCGTTAAAAAATATTCAAGGGTTAGTTAAACTTTTGGAGCAAGAAACAAAGGAAGAACGAAGGTCAGAATTAAGGGAATTGTTATTACAAACTTCAACCAATGCTGAAAATTTGGTGAATAGGGTGTTAGAATTGGATAGATCTGAACATGAAAACTCAAAAAGCAATAGTTCGAAAATTGATGTTAAAGAACTACTTCTAGAACTAGTTCGAAACATGCAAGAATTGGCTAGCAGTAAACAAATTAGTATAACTTTTACTAATGAAACAAGTAGATATCATATAGAAGCAGACCCAACGTATATTCATTTGATTTTTGAAAACCTGCTGTCAAATGCTATTAAATTTTCACAGGAAGGCAAAAATATTGAGGTAAATATTTCGAATTGGGAAAATCAGCTTTTAGTAGCTGTAATTGATGAAGGACCAGGAATTGACCCTTCGGAAGAAGGTCAACTATTTAAAAAGTTTTCAAAACTAAGTCCACGGCCTACAGCCGGGGAAAGCTCAACGGGTCTGGGTTTATCTTTAGTGAAAAGATATACTGAATTAAGTAATGGAAAGGTTTGGCACGAAATAAATCCTGAAAGACAAGGCGCCATTTTTAAAGTTGAGTTTCCTTTAGTGGATTAG